From a single Phocoena sinus isolate mPhoSin1 chromosome 1, mPhoSin1.pri, whole genome shotgun sequence genomic region:
- the DNALI1 gene encoding axonemal dynein light intermediate polypeptide 1 yields the protein MIPPADSLLKYDTPVLVSRNREKRSPKARPLKVSPQQPGPSGPVPQPPKTKLPSTDPAKQAEEILNAILPPREWVEDTQLWIQQVSSAPSTRMDVVHLQEQLDLKLQQRQARETGICPVRRELYSQCFDELIREVTISCAERGLLLLRVRDEIRMTIAAYQTLYESSVAFGMRKALQAEQGKSDMEKKIAELETEKRDLERQVNEQKAKCEAIEKRESERRQVEETKHKEEIQFLKRANQQLKAQLEGIIAPKK from the exons ATGATTCCCCCCGCGGACTCTCTGCTCAAGTATGACACCCCGGTGTTGGTGAGCCGGAACAGGGAGAAACGGAGCCCCAAA GCTCGGCCACTGAAAGTCAGCCCTCAGCAGCCCGGACCCTCAGGTCCCGTCCCACAGCCACCAAAGACCAAGCTCCCCTCAACAGATCCTGCAAAGCAGGCAGAAGAAATCTTGAATGCCATCCTGCCCCCGAG GGAGTGGGTGGAGGACACGCAGCTATGGATCCAGCAGGTGTCCAGCGCCCCCAGCACCAGGATGGATGTGGTACACCTCCAGGAGCAGCTGGACCTGAAGCTGCAGCAGCGGCAGGCCCGGGAGACTGGCATCTGCCCGGTGCGCCGGGAGCTGTACTCGCAGTGTTTCG ATGAACTGATCCGCGAGGTTACCATCAGCTGTGCGGAGCgagggctgctgctgctgcgagTCCGGGACGAGATCCGCATGACCATTGCTGCCTACCAGACCCTGTATGAGAGCAGCGTGGCATTTGGCATGAGGAAGGCGCTGCAGGCCGAGCAGGGGAAGTCAGACATGGAGAAGAAA ATTGCAGAATTAGAAACGGAAAAGCGAGATTTGGAGAGGCAAGTGAACGAACAGAAGGCAAAATGTGAGGCCATCGAGAAGCGGGAGAGTGAGAGGAGACAGGTGGAGGAGACGAAGCACAAAGAAGAGATTCAGTTCCTGAAGCGCGCTAATCAACAGCTGAAG